A genomic stretch from Lathyrus oleraceus cultivar Zhongwan6 chromosome 2, CAAS_Psat_ZW6_1.0, whole genome shotgun sequence includes:
- the LOC127121028 gene encoding DNA-directed RNA polymerase subunit alpha translates to MAKSIPKIGSRKTGRIGSRKHPRKIPKGVIYIQASFNNTIVTVTDVRGRVISWSSAGSCGFKGTRRGTPFAAQTAAGNAIQTVVEQGMQRAEVRIKGPGLGRDAALRAIYRSGILLKVIRDVTPLPHNGCRAPKKRQKLKVSTQTLQWKCVESRVDSKRLYYGRFILSPLMKGQADTIGITMRRILLGEIEGTCITRAKSEKIPHEYSTIVGIQESIHEILMNLKEIVLRSNLYGTREASICFKGPGYVTAQDIILPPSVEVIDNTQHIANLTEPINLCIELQIERKRGYRIKTLNNIQDGSYTIDAVFMPVRNANHSIHSYVNGNQKQEILFLEIWTNGSLTPKEALYEASRNLIDLFIPFLHAEEENLNFENNQHKMTLPLFTFHDHDRFVKDKLRKNQKEITLKSIFIDQLELPPRIYNCLKKSNIHTVLELLNKSQEDLMKIEHFRVEDLKFILNILQIENHFV, encoded by the exons atggcaaaATCTATACCAAAAATTGGTTCACGGAAAACTGGACGTATTGGTTCGCGTAAGCATCCTCGTAAAATACCAAAGGGGGTTATTTATATTCAAGCTAGTTTCAACAATACCATTGTGACTGTTACAGATGTACGAGGTCGGGTGATTTCTTGGTCCTCCGCCGGTTCATGTGGATTCAAGGGTACACGAAGGGGGACACCATTTGCCGCTCAAACCGCAGCGGGAAATGCTATTCAAACAGTAGTCGAGCAAGGCATGCAACGAGCAGAAGTAAGGATAAAGGGTCCGGGTCTAGGAAGAGATGCGGCATTAAGAGCTATTTATAGAAGTGGGATACTATTAAAGGTTATACGGGATGTAACCCCTCTGCCACATAATGGATGTCGGGCTCCTAAAAAAAGAC AAAAACTAAAAGTATCGACTCAGACACTACAGTGGAAGTGTGTTGAATCAAGGGTAGACAGTAAGCGTCTTTATTATGGACGCTTTATTCTGTCTCCACTTATGAAAGGTCAAGCAGATACAATAGGCATTACAATGCGAAGAATTTTGCTCGGAGAAATAGAGGGAACATGTATCACACGTGCAAAATCTGAGAAAATACCACATGAATATTCTACCATAGTAGGTATTCAAGAATCAATACATGAAATTTTAATGAATTTGAAAGAAATTGTATTGAGAAGTAATCTGTATGGAACTCGGGAGGCGTCTATTTGTTTCAAAGGTCCTGGATATGTAACTGCTCAAGACATCATTTTACCACCTTCGGTGGAAGTCATTGATAATACACAACATATAGCTAACCTAACAGAACCTATTAATTTGTGTATTGAATTACAAATTGAGAGAAAGCGGGGATATCGTATAAAAACACTAAACAACATTCAAGATGGAAGTTATACTATAGATGCTGTATTCATGCCTGTTAGAAATGCAAATCATAGTATCCATTCTTATGTGAATGGAAATCAAAAACAAGAGATACTATTTCTGGAAATATGGACAAATGGAAGTTTAACTCCTAAGGAAGCACTTTATGAAGCCTCCCGGAATTTGATTGATTTATTTATTCCTTTTTTACATGCAGAAGAAGAAAACTTAAATTTTGAAAACAATCAACACAAAATGACTTTGCCCCTTTTTACTTTTCATGATCATGATAGATTCGTTAAGGATAAACTAAGgaaaaatcaaaaagaaattaCATTGAAATCCATTTTTATTGACCAATTAGAATTGCCTCCCCGGATCTATAATTGTCTTAAAAAGTCCAATATACATACAGTATTGGAACTTTTGAATAAGAGTCAAGAAGACCTTATGAAAATTGAACATTTTCGAGTAGAAGATTTAAAATTTATATTAAACATTTTACAAATCGAAAATCATTTTGTATAA